The following are encoded together in the Triticum dicoccoides isolate Atlit2015 ecotype Zavitan chromosome 6B, WEW_v2.0, whole genome shotgun sequence genome:
- the LOC119326524 gene encoding fatty acid desaturase DES2-like codes for MKGGEGQREARAQHGCELVHCRLLVRNRCCCLGPWEENHQQGEEHVHPACIILEPDVLMSCSPEANLPDHVGGGDNAGNFLDENWNGIGERKVQRKEKETERRSIMGAGGRMAEKEREKQELLGRTGAGTAFQRSPMDKPPFTLGQIKMAIPPHCFQRSLVKSSSYLVHDLVIVAALLYAALVWIPALPGMLQLGAWPLYWVAQGCIMFGVWVIAHECGHHAFSDYPLLDDIVGLVLHSWLLVPYFSWKHSHRRHYSNTGSLERDEVFVPRPKEALPWYTPYIHDNPVVHVVLIVVQLTLGWYMYLPLNTWGRPYPRFACHFDPYSPIYNDRERAQIFISDVGVLAVSFFAMLKLVSTFGFWWVVRVYGVPLMIVNAWLVLVTYLHHTHPALPHYDSTEWDWLRGALATMDRDYGILNRVFHNITDTHILHHLFSNIPHYHAMEATKAIKPILGEYYQLDATPLAKATWREAKECLYIEREDSKGIFWYSNKF; via the exons ATGAAAGGTGGAGAAGGGCAGCGTGAAGCTAGAGCACAACATGGCTGCGAGCTTGTCCACTGTCGGCTGTTGGTCAGAAATAGGTGTTGCTGCCTTGGACCATGGGAAGAGAACCACCAGCAGGGCGAGGAGCACGTCCACCCAGCTTGCATCATCCTTGAGCCCGATGTCCTCATGTCCTGCAGTCCGGAGGCTAACCTACCAGACCACGT AGGAGGAGGTGACAATGCTGGCAATTTTTTGGATGAAAATTGGAACGGGATAGGGGAGAGGAAGGTGCAGCGGAAAGAGAAAGAAACCGAGAGGCG CAGCATCATGGGTGCCGGAGGCAGGATGGCGGAGAAGGAGCGGGAGAAGCAGGAACTGCTCGGCCGCACGGGAGCCGGCACGGCCTTCCAGCGCTCACCGATGGACAAGCCGCCGTTTACGCTGGGCCAGATCAAGATGGCAATCCCGCCTCACTGCTTCCAGCGCTCCCTGGTCAAGTCCTCCTCCTACTTGGTCCATGACCTCGTCATCGTCGCGGCGCTCCTGTACGCCGCGCTGGTCTGGATCCCAGCCCTCCCAGGCATGCTTCAGCTGGGCGCCTGGCCGCTCTACTGGGTCGCGCAGGGCTGCATCATGTTCGGCGTCTGGGTGATCGCGCATGAGTGCGGCCACCACGCCTTCTCTGACTACCCGCTGCTCGACGATATCGTCGGCCTGGTGCTCCACTCATGGCTGCTCGTCCCCTACTTCTCGTGGAAGCACAGCCACCGCCGCCACTACTCCAACACCGGGTCGCTGGAGCGTGACGAGGTGTTCGTCCCAAGGCCGAAAGAGGCGCTGCCGTGGTACACCCCCTATATCCACGACAACCCCGTCGTCCATGTGGTGCTCATCGTCGTGCAGCTCACCCTTGGGTGGTATATGTACCTGCCGCTCAACACCTGGGGCCGCCCGTACCCGCGCTTCGCCTGCCATTTCGACCCCTACAGCCCGATCTACAACGACCGGGAGCGCGCCCAGATTTTCATCTCAGACGTCGGCGTGCTGGCCGTGTCGTTC tTCGCCATGTTGAAGCTCGTGTCGACGTTCGGGTTCTGGTGGGTGGTGCGGGTCTACGGCGTGCCGCTGATGATCGTGAACGCGTGGCTGGTCCTGGTCACCTACCTGCACCACACCCATCCGGCGCTGCCGCACTACGACTCGACGGAGTGGGACTGGCTGCGGGGGGCGCTCGCCACCATGGACCGCGACTACGGCATCCTCAACCGCGTGTTCCACAACATCACGGACACGCACATCTTGCACCACCTATTCTCCAACATACCGCActaccacgccatggaggccaccaAGGCGATCAAGCCCATCCTCGGCGAGTACTATCAGTTAGACGCCACCCCCCTCGCTAAGGCCACATGGCGCGAGGCCAAGGAGTGCCTGTACATCGAGCGCGAGGACAGCAAGGGGATCTTCTGGTACAGCAACAAGTTCTAG